One stretch of Actinacidiphila sp. DG2A-62 DNA includes these proteins:
- a CDS encoding sensor histidine kinase: MNRLPLRSRLAILTAAAVAVAVAAAALACWLITRDQLNSQLDASLSQAQADAVKQLPHPVGNIRCDQGPPADRGQYGVNPSNVTAQIVLADGTTCWLSGSGTFRTTDEDKEVAGTAPGGPQISVTHTVRQGDRGLRVRTTSIPYIVGGQTSALSVARPTSDVTGPLTKLAWLLLAVAGAGVLGAATVGTLVARAGLRPVDRLTGTVEHIARTEDLSVRIPVEGQDEIARLSESFNAMTGALASSRERQQQLIADAGHELRTPLTSLRTNIELLERSEATGRALPPEDRRALLASVKAQVTELALLIGDLQELSRPDAASPALEVVPLHEVTETALRRARLRGPDLKIVADVAPWFVRGEGAALERAIVNLMDNAVKFSPAGGAIEVRLHGGTLTVRDHGPGIAAEELPHVFERFWRSPSARSLPGSGLGLSIVARTVQQSGGEVSLTRAAGGGTLATLTLPGAPTAPPDLP; the protein is encoded by the coding sequence GTGAACCGCCTGCCGCTGCGCTCGCGTCTGGCGATCCTCACCGCGGCCGCGGTGGCGGTCGCGGTCGCCGCGGCGGCACTGGCGTGCTGGCTGATCACCCGCGACCAGCTGAACTCCCAGCTCGACGCCTCGCTGAGCCAAGCACAGGCGGACGCCGTCAAGCAGCTGCCGCACCCGGTCGGGAACATCCGCTGCGACCAGGGCCCGCCTGCCGACCGGGGGCAGTACGGCGTCAATCCGTCGAACGTCACCGCGCAGATCGTCCTCGCCGACGGCACCACCTGCTGGCTCAGCGGCTCGGGGACCTTCCGCACGACCGACGAGGACAAGGAGGTCGCCGGCACCGCGCCCGGCGGACCGCAGATCTCGGTGACCCACACGGTCCGGCAGGGCGACCGCGGCCTGCGGGTGCGCACCACCTCCATCCCGTACATCGTCGGCGGACAGACCTCGGCGCTCTCGGTCGCCCGCCCGACCAGCGACGTGACCGGGCCGCTGACGAAGCTGGCCTGGCTGCTGCTGGCGGTCGCCGGCGCGGGCGTCCTGGGCGCGGCGACCGTGGGCACGCTCGTCGCCCGGGCCGGGCTGCGGCCGGTGGACCGGCTGACCGGGACGGTCGAGCACATCGCCCGCACCGAGGACCTGAGCGTGCGCATCCCGGTCGAGGGACAGGACGAGATCGCCCGGCTGAGCGAGTCGTTCAACGCGATGACCGGCGCGCTGGCGTCCTCCCGCGAGCGCCAGCAGCAGCTGATCGCCGACGCCGGGCACGAGCTGCGCACCCCGCTGACCTCGCTGCGGACCAACATCGAGCTGCTGGAGCGCAGCGAGGCGACCGGGCGGGCGCTGCCGCCGGAGGACCGCCGGGCGCTGCTGGCGTCGGTGAAGGCGCAGGTGACCGAGCTGGCGCTGCTGATCGGCGACCTCCAGGAGCTGTCCCGGCCGGACGCGGCGTCGCCCGCGCTGGAGGTGGTGCCGCTGCACGAGGTGACGGAGACGGCGCTGCGCCGGGCCCGGCTGCGCGGCCCCGACCTGAAGATCGTCGCGGACGTGGCGCCGTGGTTCGTGCGCGGCGAGGGCGCCGCGCTGGAGCGGGCCATCGTCAATCTGATGGACAACGCGGTGAAGTTCAGCCCGGCCGGCGGCGCGATCGAGGTGCGGCTGCACGGCGGCACGCTGACCGTGCGCGACCACGGCCCGGGCATCGCCGCCGAGGAACTGCCGCACGTCTTCGAGCGGTTCTGGCGCTCGCCCTCGGCGCGCAGCCTGCCCGGCAGCGGGCTGGGCCTGTCGATCGTCGCGCGCACCGTGCAGCAGTCCGGCGGCGAGGTCTCGCTGACCCGCGCGGCCGGCGGCGGCACCCTGGCCACGCTCACCCTGCCCGGCGCGCCGACCGCGCCGCCCGACCTCCCCTGA
- a CDS encoding response regulator transcription factor, translated as MSPGDSGEAPARILIVDDEPAVREALRRTLVFEGYDTALAADGLAALEQTDAYRPDAIVLDVLMPRMDGLTTARRLRQSGVTTPILMLTARDTVGDRVTGLDAGADDYLVKPFELDELLARLRALLRRSSYASGAGRAGAEDSHILAFADLRMDTSTREVTRAGRPVELTRTEYTLLELFLTHPRQVLTREQILKAVWGFDFEPSSNSLDVYVMYLRRKTEGGGLPRVVHTVRGVGYVLRAPDGGHA; from the coding sequence ATGAGTCCCGGCGACAGCGGCGAGGCGCCCGCCCGCATCCTGATCGTGGACGACGAGCCCGCGGTGCGCGAGGCGCTGCGCCGCACCCTGGTCTTCGAGGGCTACGACACCGCGCTGGCCGCCGACGGCCTCGCCGCGCTGGAGCAGACGGACGCCTACCGGCCGGACGCGATCGTGCTCGACGTGCTGATGCCGCGGATGGACGGCCTGACCACCGCCCGGCGGCTGCGGCAGTCGGGCGTGACCACGCCGATCCTGATGCTCACCGCGCGCGACACCGTCGGCGACCGCGTCACCGGGCTCGACGCGGGGGCGGACGACTACCTGGTCAAGCCGTTCGAACTGGACGAGCTGCTGGCCCGGCTGCGCGCGCTGCTGCGGCGCAGCTCCTACGCCTCCGGCGCCGGCCGGGCGGGCGCGGAGGACAGCCACATCCTGGCCTTCGCCGACCTGCGGATGGACACCAGCACGCGCGAGGTGACCCGGGCCGGCCGCCCGGTGGAGCTGACCCGCACCGAGTACACCCTGCTGGAGCTGTTCCTGACCCACCCGCGGCAGGTGCTCACCCGCGAGCAGATCCTCAAGGCCGTGTGGGGCTTCGACTTCGAGCCGTCCTCCAACTCCCTCGACGTGTACGTGATGTACCTGCGCCGCAAGACCGAGGGCGGCGGCCTGCCGCGGGTCGTGCACACGGTGCGGGGGGTGGGGTACGTGCTGCGCGCCCCCGACGGCGGTCACGCGTGA